In a genomic window of uncultured Flavobacterium sp.:
- a CDS encoding glycosyl hydrolase 115 family protein, giving the protein MKSLSTYISLLIICLCNPVKAAEPFITHEKRSNVMVIAEKSITPSFFINATFDAGIMRAVYNLQSDFEKVTGTKPVVFNQSPTNASPLIIIGMAGNSVIDDLIKQKKIDGKELKGKNEKFIIQNVKNPFKGVQEAIVIAGSDKRGTIYGIYELSRQIGVSPWYYWADVPVKQSEALYFIKGIYTDGEPAVKYRGFFLNDEAPALSGWAKKTFGGFNSKFYEKVFELLLRLKSNYIWPAMWGSAFYDDDSASGPLANEMGIIMGTSHHEPMALAQTDWHRYIKKNNLPNIWDYSKNKTVLDEFWKSGIVRSKNWEKLVTIGMRGDGDEAMSEGTNISLLENIVKEQRRIISQETGQIPSKTPQIWALYKEVQDYYDQGMRVPEDVILLFCDDNWGNVRKLPDLTKPMHKGGYGMYYHFDYVGGPRNSKWINISPIQRVWEQMNLSYEHGVDKVWIVNVGDLKPMEFPISFFLDMAWNPKKFNAQNLFEFTEKWAAEQFGKKHSKEIAGFLNTYPKFNRRVTPEMLDSQTYSLENYNEFQNVVNDYKNLALDAYRVYNDLPEEYKDAYFQLVLYPIDACSNLYEMYFAQAQNKKLFEQKDIEANYYADIVKTKFARDSVLQNKYNNEIAGGKWSHMMDQMRIGYKNWNDSPKNILPDVKYVTESEKITLKVFVEKDGYVAIEAEHFSKANNSERIHWEVIPDFGKTKSGITTFPQNLYPDKQEDIFVEYEIDFASAGNFNVELLLAPTLNFNSNKGLLYEVSFDGENPQLVNFNGKYRGELGKWQAEHIIHSVTAHQILKAGRHILRFRVLDPGIVLEKILINTGGLKPAYLGAPESERVSQD; this is encoded by the coding sequence ATGAAAAGCCTTTCAACATATATAAGCTTATTGATAATCTGTCTTTGTAATCCTGTAAAAGCGGCAGAACCTTTCATAACACATGAAAAAAGGTCTAATGTTATGGTTATAGCAGAGAAATCAATAACGCCTTCTTTTTTTATAAATGCCACATTTGATGCTGGGATCATGCGTGCCGTATATAATCTGCAATCAGACTTTGAGAAAGTTACCGGTACAAAACCTGTCGTTTTTAATCAAAGTCCTACTAATGCTTCACCACTTATTATAATTGGAATGGCGGGCAATTCAGTGATTGATGATTTAATAAAGCAAAAGAAAATTGATGGAAAAGAGCTGAAAGGGAAAAATGAAAAATTTATTATTCAGAATGTTAAAAATCCATTCAAAGGAGTTCAAGAAGCTATTGTAATTGCAGGAAGCGACAAACGTGGGACAATTTATGGAATTTATGAATTATCAAGACAAATAGGCGTTTCACCTTGGTATTACTGGGCAGATGTTCCGGTAAAGCAAAGTGAAGCGCTGTATTTTATAAAAGGAATTTACACAGATGGAGAACCTGCCGTAAAATACAGAGGATTTTTTTTAAACGATGAAGCACCAGCATTAAGCGGATGGGCAAAAAAGACCTTCGGAGGATTTAATAGCAAGTTTTACGAGAAAGTTTTCGAATTATTACTTCGTTTAAAATCCAATTATATCTGGCCGGCAATGTGGGGAAGTGCTTTTTATGATGATGACTCTGCCAGCGGACCACTTGCCAATGAAATGGGTATTATAATGGGAACATCTCACCATGAACCGATGGCATTGGCTCAAACAGATTGGCATCGATATATTAAAAAAAATAACCTTCCGAATATTTGGGATTACTCCAAAAATAAAACCGTTTTAGATGAATTTTGGAAAAGCGGTATTGTGCGAAGTAAAAACTGGGAAAAATTAGTAACTATTGGCATGCGCGGAGATGGTGATGAAGCAATGAGCGAAGGCACTAATATTAGTTTGCTCGAGAATATTGTAAAAGAACAACGTCGCATTATTTCACAGGAAACAGGACAAATTCCATCAAAAACGCCTCAGATTTGGGCTTTATACAAAGAAGTGCAGGATTATTATGATCAGGGAATGCGTGTGCCGGAAGATGTGATTTTATTGTTTTGTGATGATAATTGGGGCAATGTACGTAAACTTCCAGACCTGACTAAACCTATGCATAAAGGCGGATACGGAATGTATTATCACTTTGATTATGTTGGCGGTCCAAGAAACTCGAAATGGATTAATATAAGTCCGATACAAAGAGTTTGGGAACAAATGAATCTAAGCTACGAGCATGGTGTCGATAAAGTCTGGATTGTGAATGTTGGAGATCTTAAACCAATGGAGTTTCCAATCAGCTTTTTTCTGGATATGGCATGGAATCCCAAGAAATTTAATGCTCAGAATCTATTCGAATTTACTGAGAAATGGGCCGCGGAACAGTTTGGCAAAAAACATTCAAAAGAGATTGCGGGGTTTCTAAATACCTATCCTAAATTCAACCGTCGTGTAACTCCTGAAATGCTTGATAGCCAAACGTACAGTCTTGAAAACTACAATGAATTTCAAAATGTTGTGAATGATTACAAGAATTTGGCACTTGATGCCTATAGAGTTTACAATGATTTACCTGAGGAATATAAAGACGCTTATTTTCAGCTCGTTTTATATCCTATAGATGCTTGCAGCAATCTTTACGAAATGTATTTTGCACAAGCTCAGAACAAAAAACTTTTCGAACAAAAAGACATTGAAGCCAATTATTATGCAGATATAGTGAAAACAAAATTCGCTCGCGATTCTGTACTTCAAAACAAATACAATAATGAAATTGCCGGCGGAAAATGGTCTCATATGATGGATCAAATGCGTATTGGTTACAAAAACTGGAATGATTCTCCCAAAAATATTTTGCCTGATGTAAAATATGTTACGGAATCTGAGAAGATAACGCTAAAGGTATTTGTTGAAAAAGATGGTTATGTTGCTATTGAAGCAGAACATTTTTCTAAAGCAAATAATTCAGAAAGAATACATTGGGAAGTGATTCCTGATTTTGGAAAAACAAAAAGCGGGATCACTACATTTCCGCAAAACCTTTATCCAGATAAACAGGAAGATATTTTCGTAGAATATGAAATTGATTTTGCTTCTGCAGGAAACTTTAATGTCGAATTACTATTAGCGCCTACACTTAATTTTAATAGCAACAAAGGACTACTTTATGAAGTTTCTTTTGATGGTGAAAATCCACAGCTTGTAAATTTTAACGGAAAATACCGTGGTGAATTAGGAAAATGGCAGGCAGAACATATCATACATTCGGTAACGGCACATCAAATTTTGAAAGCAGGAAGACACATCTTACGTTTCCGAGTTTTAGATCCCGGAATTGTTCTCGAGAAGATTTTAATAAACACAGGCGGATTAAAACCGGCTTATCTCGGTGCGCCGGAAAGTGAGAGAGTTTCGCAGGATTAG
- a CDS encoding glycoside hydrolase family 95 protein codes for MKKYLITILLFLGISLAAQEADDVKLWYKTPSNGVWENALPIGNGFMGAMVYGDVGKEVFQLNEGTLWSGSPNRNDNPKAKDALSEIRKLIFQGEYKKAEQLTNDNIISKKSQGQMFQPAGNLQLDFSNHQNYTNYYRELDIEKAVAKTVYTVDGIRYTREAFMSFPDRVLVIKLSADKPGKLSFKASINSEHKKQLITLIGSNELSLSGTSSDHEGVEGKVNFNALARFKVIGGNIKAVDNSIQIDKADSVLIFVSIATNFINYNDISGQEKELAKSFLDKAFDKNYDKMKKAHVEYYQKYFKRVKLDLGKTAASNVPTDERLSNFRNTADPFFVTLYYQYGRYLLISSSQPGGQAANLQGIWNHSMNPAWDSKYTININTEMNYWPAEKTNLSEMHEPLLKMIRELADTGKETAKVMYGARGWMAHHNTDIWRINGAVDGATWGVWNAGGGWLSQHLWEHYLYTGDKKYLESVYEVLKGAADFYSDFLVKDPANGWLVVAPGNSPENAPHAHQGSTITAGSTMDNQIVFDVFSTAIRASEILGKDKEYGDSLKVLRKMLPPMQIGKYNQIQEWLDDIDDPKDNHRHISHLYGLYPSNQISAYRTPELFAAAKNTLIQRGDVSTGWSMGWKVNWWAKMQDGNHAYSLIQNQLTPLGVNKDGGGTYNNLFDAHPPFQIDGNFGCTSGITEMLLQSSDGAVHLLPALPDALKEYGEITGLKARGGFEIMDMKWKNGKLIALSIKSNFGGNLRLRTGNEIIAKDSKNFKIASGENSNPFYELNETAKPLISKESNINALTIPQTYLYDVKTEKGKIYTFLIDSN; via the coding sequence ATGAAAAAATATTTGATTACCATATTACTGTTTTTAGGGATTTCATTAGCTGCACAAGAAGCAGATGATGTAAAACTTTGGTATAAAACTCCTTCGAATGGTGTTTGGGAAAATGCTTTGCCAATTGGTAACGGATTTATGGGAGCAATGGTTTATGGTGATGTGGGAAAAGAAGTTTTTCAATTAAATGAAGGTACTTTATGGAGCGGAAGTCCTAATAGAAACGATAATCCTAAAGCAAAAGATGCCTTAAGCGAAATCAGAAAACTTATTTTTCAGGGAGAGTATAAAAAAGCGGAACAATTAACCAATGACAATATAATTAGTAAAAAGTCTCAGGGACAGATGTTTCAGCCCGCAGGGAATTTGCAACTGGATTTCTCAAATCATCAAAATTATACTAATTATTACCGCGAACTCGATATCGAAAAAGCAGTTGCAAAAACAGTTTACACCGTCGATGGAATTAGGTATACCAGAGAAGCATTTATGTCTTTTCCGGATCGGGTTTTGGTTATAAAACTTTCGGCAGATAAACCGGGGAAATTGTCTTTTAAAGCAAGTATCAATTCGGAGCATAAAAAACAGTTAATTACTCTCATTGGTAGTAATGAACTTTCGCTAAGCGGTACTTCCAGCGATCATGAAGGTGTTGAAGGAAAGGTGAATTTTAATGCACTTGCAAGATTTAAAGTTATTGGAGGAAACATAAAAGCGGTCGATAATTCAATACAAATTGATAAAGCAGATTCAGTTCTCATTTTCGTTTCTATTGCTACGAATTTTATTAATTATAATGATATTTCGGGGCAGGAAAAAGAACTTGCAAAGTCATTTTTGGATAAAGCATTCGATAAGAATTATGATAAAATGAAGAAAGCTCATGTTGAGTATTATCAAAAATATTTCAAAAGAGTAAAACTTGATTTGGGCAAAACCGCAGCATCTAATGTTCCAACAGACGAAAGACTGTCTAATTTCAGAAATACTGCAGATCCTTTTTTTGTTACTTTATATTATCAATACGGCAGATATTTATTGATTTCGTCTTCGCAGCCCGGCGGTCAGGCAGCTAATCTTCAGGGCATTTGGAATCACAGTATGAATCCTGCTTGGGATAGTAAATACACGATCAATATTAATACAGAAATGAATTATTGGCCAGCCGAGAAAACAAATTTATCAGAAATGCATGAGCCTTTGCTAAAAATGATTCGGGAGCTAGCCGATACAGGAAAAGAAACGGCAAAAGTAATGTATGGCGCACGAGGCTGGATGGCACATCATAATACCGATATATGGAGAATTAACGGAGCCGTTGACGGTGCAACCTGGGGAGTTTGGAACGCAGGAGGAGGTTGGTTAAGCCAGCATTTATGGGAACATTATTTATATACCGGAGACAAAAAATATCTTGAATCAGTTTATGAAGTGCTAAAAGGCGCAGCTGATTTTTACTCGGATTTTTTAGTAAAAGATCCCGCAAATGGATGGTTAGTTGTTGCACCGGGAAATTCTCCTGAAAATGCTCCACATGCGCATCAGGGTTCTACTATAACAGCAGGTTCTACAATGGATAATCAAATTGTTTTTGATGTTTTTAGTACCGCCATCAGAGCATCAGAAATACTGGGAAAAGACAAAGAATATGGGGATAGTTTAAAAGTATTGAGAAAAATGCTTCCGCCAATGCAAATCGGGAAATACAATCAAATTCAAGAATGGCTGGATGATATTGATGATCCAAAAGACAATCACCGCCATATTTCGCATTTGTATGGCTTATATCCTTCCAATCAAATTTCGGCTTACAGAACGCCGGAACTTTTTGCAGCAGCAAAGAATACCTTGATTCAAAGAGGAGACGTGTCTACAGGATGGAGCATGGGATGGAAAGTCAATTGGTGGGCAAAAATGCAGGATGGCAATCACGCTTACAGTTTAATTCAGAATCAATTAACGCCGCTTGGTGTCAATAAAGACGGCGGAGGAACTTATAATAATCTTTTTGATGCACATCCGCCATTTCAGATTGATGGAAATTTTGGATGTACATCCGGAATAACAGAAATGCTTCTGCAAAGTTCTGATGGAGCGGTTCATTTACTTCCAGCTTTACCAGATGCCTTAAAAGAGTACGGAGAAATAACCGGTTTAAAAGCCCGTGGAGGTTTTGAAATTATGGATATGAAATGGAAAAACGGAAAACTAATTGCCTTAAGTATTAAGTCAAATTTTGGAGGAAATCTTAGATTAAGAACAGGAAATGAAATTATTGCAAAAGATTCTAAAAACTTTAAAATAGCTTCGGGAGAAAACAGTAATCCTTTTTATGAGTTAAATGAAACTGCTAAACCTCTTATATCTAAAGAATCCAATATAAATGCTTTAACTATTCCGCAGACTTATTTATACGATGTAAAAACTGAAAAGGGTAAAATTTATACTTTTTTAATTGATTCAAACTAA
- a CDS encoding glycoside hydrolase 43 family protein: MKIFYNLLAIFLIITGSHAQENKAQNPVIFADVPDLSIIRVGDDYYMSSTTMHMSPGVPIMKSKDLINWKIINYASNTLGNSDELNLDNGKNNYGRGSWASNIRFHNNTFYVTTFAQTTGKTYIYSTKNIEKGPWKEISFSPAYHDHSILFDDDGKVYIVYGNGKLFIKELKADLSGIKEDGLDQVLIENASSPAGNSIMLGAEGSQLYKIKGKYYLFNIVWPKDGMRTVVIHRADKITGPWEGKIGLQDLGVAQGGLIDTPDGKWFSYLFRDYGGVGRIPYFVPVKWVDGWPILGENNKVPQYLDLPESKGLIPGIVNSDDFSRKKGDRDLPLVWQWNHNPDNSFWSVKERQGYLRLKTASITNTLIQAKNTLTQRTFGPECSGTTLLEISKMKDGDFAGLCLLQKDFGLVGVKAENGSKRIVMIETVDGISKEIQSVPFSGTKVYFKAECNFKDKTDLGKFYYSLDGKKWISIGNTIKLPYTLPHFMGYRFGLFNYAEKDLGGYVDFDYFHIDNKI; the protein is encoded by the coding sequence ATGAAAATATTCTATAACCTATTAGCCATTTTTTTAATCATAACCGGATCTCATGCTCAGGAAAACAAAGCACAGAATCCGGTAATTTTTGCCGATGTTCCTGATTTGTCAATCATAAGAGTTGGCGATGATTATTATATGAGCAGCACTACGATGCACATGAGTCCGGGCGTTCCAATTATGAAATCAAAAGATTTAATTAATTGGAAAATAATAAACTATGCCTCAAATACTTTAGGAAATTCAGACGAGCTGAATCTTGATAATGGTAAAAATAACTATGGAAGAGGTTCCTGGGCAAGTAATATCAGATTTCATAACAATACATTTTATGTAACCACTTTTGCTCAGACAACCGGAAAAACTTACATATACAGCACAAAGAATATCGAAAAAGGACCTTGGAAAGAAATTAGTTTTAGTCCGGCATATCACGATCACAGTATCTTGTTTGATGATGATGGCAAAGTTTATATAGTGTACGGAAATGGTAAACTTTTTATCAAAGAATTAAAAGCGGATTTATCAGGAATAAAAGAAGACGGATTAGATCAGGTTTTAATAGAAAATGCCAGTAGTCCAGCAGGAAATTCTATTATGCTTGGCGCAGAAGGTTCGCAATTGTACAAAATTAAGGGCAAATATTATCTCTTTAATATCGTCTGGCCAAAAGACGGAATGCGCACCGTAGTTATTCACAGAGCCGATAAAATTACGGGTCCTTGGGAAGGAAAAATTGGTCTGCAGGATTTAGGTGTTGCACAAGGAGGATTAATTGATACTCCTGACGGGAAATGGTTTTCGTACTTATTTAGAGATTACGGTGGCGTAGGACGTATTCCTTATTTTGTTCCCGTGAAATGGGTAGACGGTTGGCCAATTCTGGGAGAAAATAATAAAGTACCTCAATACTTAGATTTACCCGAAAGTAAAGGATTGATTCCGGGAATTGTAAATTCAGATGATTTCAGCCGAAAAAAAGGAGACAGAGATTTACCCTTAGTTTGGCAATGGAATCATAACCCTGATAATTCATTTTGGTCGGTTAAAGAAAGACAAGGATATTTAAGATTAAAAACTGCCTCAATAACAAACACTTTAATTCAGGCTAAAAATACACTCACACAAAGAACTTTTGGACCTGAATGTTCAGGAACTACTTTGTTGGAAATTTCTAAAATGAAAGATGGTGATTTTGCAGGGCTTTGCTTATTGCAAAAAGATTTTGGTTTGGTTGGTGTAAAAGCCGAAAATGGATCAAAAAGAATTGTCATGATTGAAACTGTAGATGGTATTTCAAAAGAAATTCAAAGCGTTCCTTTCTCTGGCACTAAAGTCTATTTTAAAGCAGAATGCAATTTTAAAGACAAAACTGATTTAGGCAAATTTTACTATAGTCTCGACGGTAAAAAATGGATTAGTATAGGAAACACCATAAAGTTACCCTATACACTTCCTCATTTTATGGGCTATAGATTTGGACTTTTCAATTATGCAGAGAAAGATTTAGGTGGTTATGTTGATTTTGATTATTTCCATATTGACAATAAAATTTAA
- the xyl3A gene encoding xylan 1,4-beta-xylosidase, producing the protein MKSNYLYLLSLLCFFNLNAQQYPYKDPALSSKKRAEDLISRLTLEEKAALMCDQSDAIPRLGIKKFNWWSEALHGYANNDNVTVFPEPIGMAASFDDKLVYRVFDAVSDEARAKYNQWIKNGNENKRFLSLSVWTPNVNIFRDPRWGRGQETYGEDPYLTSRMGISVVKGLQGPADAKYRKLLACAKHFAVHSGPEWSRHELNLNNINPRELYETYLPAFKALVQDADVRQVMCAYQRLDDEPCCSNTRLLQRILRDEWGYKYMVVSDCGAVTDFYTTHKVSSDAVHAASKAVLAGTDVECVWEKYPFKNLPEAVAKDLIKEADINKSLLRVLTGRFDLGEMDDDAIVPWAQIPASVLNSKEHQQLALEMAQKSMTLLQNKNNILPLNKNINKVAVIGPNADNEPMLWGNYNGTPNKTITIKKGIEAKITENKVLYDKSCDLVEDKVTQTYFDQFSFEGKKGMKATYWNNPNREGNSVATQQILNPIKMTTAGQHEFASGVKLEGFSAKYETEFSAKENDTLVFKTGVTGAFELLVDGKSVAKYTNWRTVPSSVPFAVKAGKTYKIEILFAQSNNWQANLEFDFGKEFDIDFKALIEKLKGIDTVIFAGGLSTLLEGEEMPVSYPGFKGGDRTNIELPAVQRKCLKELKVAGKKVIFVNCSGSAIALTPETESCDAILQAWYPGEAGGQAVADVLFGDYNPAGKLPISFYKNSDKLGDFEDYSLKERTYRYTTDVLFPFGFGLSYSKFEIGAANLSKTKIKSNENTQLNFSIKNISKREGTEIVQVYVRKLNDTDGPLKTLKAFKRIDLKAGEKQNVTINLPASSFEFYDAKTGGMNITNGEYEVYYGNSSGAKDLKSTKLVIQ; encoded by the coding sequence ATGAAAAGTAATTATTTATATCTTTTAAGTTTACTATGCTTTTTTAATTTAAATGCACAGCAATATCCTTATAAAGATCCTGCACTTAGCTCTAAAAAGCGTGCAGAAGATTTAATTTCCCGATTAACTCTGGAAGAAAAGGCAGCGTTAATGTGCGATCAAAGTGATGCTATACCAAGACTTGGAATCAAAAAGTTTAATTGGTGGAGTGAAGCCTTGCATGGTTATGCCAATAATGATAATGTCACTGTTTTTCCTGAACCTATTGGTATGGCAGCTTCTTTTGACGATAAATTAGTTTACCGTGTATTTGATGCTGTTTCAGATGAGGCGCGTGCAAAATACAATCAATGGATAAAAAATGGGAATGAGAACAAACGTTTTTTGAGTCTTTCAGTGTGGACGCCAAATGTAAATATTTTTAGAGATCCACGCTGGGGACGCGGACAGGAAACCTATGGCGAAGATCCTTATCTGACTTCAAGAATGGGAATTTCAGTTGTCAAAGGACTTCAGGGACCGGCAGATGCTAAATACCGAAAACTTTTGGCTTGTGCTAAACATTTTGCTGTTCATTCAGGACCAGAATGGAGCCGACACGAATTGAACCTGAATAATATAAATCCGCGTGAATTATACGAAACTTATCTGCCAGCATTTAAAGCATTAGTGCAGGATGCCGATGTTCGACAAGTAATGTGTGCTTATCAGCGTTTAGACGATGAACCTTGCTGTAGTAATACGCGTTTACTGCAACGTATTCTTCGTGACGAATGGGGTTATAAATACATGGTAGTTTCAGATTGCGGAGCAGTTACGGATTTTTATACTACTCACAAAGTTTCATCAGATGCGGTACATGCAGCATCAAAAGCCGTTCTTGCAGGGACGGATGTAGAATGTGTTTGGGAAAAATATCCTTTTAAAAATTTACCGGAAGCAGTTGCAAAAGATTTAATAAAAGAAGCAGATATTAATAAAAGCCTGCTTCGTGTTTTAACCGGTCGTTTTGATTTAGGCGAAATGGATGATGACGCAATTGTTCCTTGGGCTCAAATTCCGGCATCTGTTCTTAATAGTAAAGAACATCAGCAATTAGCACTTGAAATGGCTCAAAAATCAATGACGCTTTTACAGAATAAAAACAATATTCTTCCTTTAAATAAAAACATAAATAAAGTAGCAGTTATAGGTCCAAACGCTGATAATGAACCAATGTTATGGGGAAATTATAATGGAACTCCGAATAAAACAATTACCATTAAAAAAGGGATAGAAGCAAAAATTACAGAGAATAAAGTCTTATACGATAAATCCTGTGATTTAGTCGAAGATAAAGTAACGCAAACTTATTTCGATCAATTTTCATTTGAAGGAAAAAAAGGAATGAAAGCAACCTATTGGAATAATCCAAATAGAGAAGGAAATAGTGTTGCAACTCAGCAAATTTTAAATCCTATAAAAATGACGACTGCAGGTCAGCATGAATTTGCGTCGGGCGTTAAACTGGAAGGATTTTCGGCTAAATACGAAACAGAATTTTCAGCTAAAGAAAATGATACTCTTGTTTTTAAAACTGGTGTTACTGGAGCTTTTGAATTATTAGTTGATGGTAAATCCGTAGCAAAATATACCAACTGGCGTACAGTTCCGTCGAGTGTTCCTTTTGCAGTAAAAGCGGGTAAAACATATAAAATCGAAATTCTTTTTGCCCAGTCAAACAATTGGCAGGCAAATCTTGAATTCGATTTCGGAAAAGAATTTGATATTGATTTCAAAGCTTTAATTGAAAAATTAAAAGGCATCGATACTGTAATTTTTGCAGGCGGACTTTCGACTTTACTTGAAGGAGAAGAAATGCCTGTTTCGTATCCCGGTTTTAAAGGAGGCGACAGAACCAATATTGAACTTCCTGCCGTTCAGAGAAAATGTTTAAAAGAACTTAAAGTTGCCGGTAAAAAAGTAATTTTTGTAAACTGTTCCGGATCTGCAATTGCGCTAACTCCAGAAACAGAAAGTTGTGATGCCATTTTACAAGCGTGGTATCCGGGAGAAGCGGGAGGACAGGCTGTAGCCGATGTTCTTTTTGGAGATTATAATCCTGCGGGAAAGCTGCCAATTTCATTCTATAAAAATTCAGATAAATTAGGTGATTTTGAAGATTATTCACTGAAAGAACGCACTTATAGATATACAACAGATGTTTTGTTTCCGTTTGGTTTTGGTTTAAGCTATTCTAAATTTGAAATTGGAGCAGCAAATCTGAGTAAGACCAAGATAAAATCGAATGAAAACACACAGTTAAACTTCTCAATAAAGAACATTAGCAAACGCGAAGGAACTGAGATTGTTCAGGTTTATGTTCGAAAATTAAACGACACAGACGGTCCATTAAAAACATTAAAAGCTTTTAAAAGAATTGATTTAAAAGCAGGCGAAAAGCAAAATGTAACAATCAATTTACCAGCTTCTTCATTTGAGTTTTATGATGCTAAAACCGGAGGAATGAATATAACAAATGGTGAATATGAGGTTTATTATGGAAATAGTTCTGGTGCTAAAGATTTAAAAAGTACTAAATTGGTTATTCAATAA